Proteins from one Setaria italica strain Yugu1 chromosome V, Setaria_italica_v2.0, whole genome shotgun sequence genomic window:
- the LOC101772857 gene encoding probable aldo-keto reductase 1 yields the protein MEEAAPPQVPRVKLGAQGLEVSKLGFGCMGLTGSYNAPLGDEAVAAVVEHAFRRGVTFFDTSDAYGPHTNETLLGRALQRLPRGQVQVATKFGVGQGGAGGGLTICGTPEYARACCEASLRRLGVGYIDLYYQHRIDTTVPIEDTIGELKKLVEEGKVKYIGLSEASPDTIRRAHAVHPITAVQMEWSLWSRDIEPEIVPLCRELGIGIVPYSPIGRGFFGGRGVTQQVSSESSLQRHPRFTADNLEKNKQIYLKMEDLAKKHQCSPAQLALAWVLHQGDDVVPIPGTTKIKNLDANIDSLKVKLTEEDMKEITSQIRADDVAGGRQYNSYAHTAWKYADTPKK from the exons atggAGGAGGCCGCCCCGCCGCAGGTGCCCCGCGTGAAGCTCGGCGCCCAGGGGCTGGAGGTGTCGAAGCTGGGGTTCGGGTGCATGGGGCTCACGGGCTCCTACAACGCGCCGCTCGGGGacgaggccgtcgccgccgtcgtcgagcaCGCCTTCCGCCGCGGGGTCACCTTCTTCGACACCTCCGACGCCTACGGGCCCCACACCAACGAGACCCTCCTCGGGAGGGCGCTGCAGCGGCTGCCGCGGGGGCAGGTGCAGGTGGCTACCAAGTTCGGCGTCGGgcagggcggcgcgggcggcggcttgACCATCTGCGGCACGCCGGAGTACGCGCGCGCCTGCTGCGAGGCCAGCCTGCGCCGCCTCGGCGTCGGCTACATCGACCTCTACTACCAGCACCGCATCGACACCACCGTCCCCATCGAGGACACG ATTGGTGAGCTCAAGAagctggtggaggaggggaaggtCAAGTACATCGGGTTGTCGGAGGCGAGCCCGGACACGATCCGGCGCGCGCACGCCGTGCATCCCATCACCGCGGTGCAGATGGAGTGGTCGCTCTGGTCCCGCGACATCGAGCCCGAGATCGTGCCGCTCTGCAG GGAGTTGGGGATTGGAATTGTTCCTTACAGTCCAATTGGCCGGGGATTCTTTGGCGGAAGGGGAGTGACACAACAAGTGTCCTCTGAATCTAGTCTG CAAAGGCATCCAAGGTTTACAGCAGATAatttggagaagaacaagcagaTTTATCTGAAAATGGAAGACCTGGCCAAGAAGCACCAGTGCAGCCCAGCTCAGCTAGCTCTAGCTTGGGTTCTGCATCAAGGGGATGATGTGGTTCCTATACCAG GGACAACCAAAATCAAGAACCTAGATGCCAACATTGACTCCCTGAAGGTGAAGCTAACAGAGGAGGATATGAAAGAAATCACCAGCCAGATACGCGCAGACGATGTGGCTGGTGGAAGGCAATACAATTCCTATGCACATACCGCCTGGAAGTATGCAGACACACCAAAGAAGTAA